One segment of Drosophila mauritiana strain mau12 chromosome 3R, ASM438214v1, whole genome shotgun sequence DNA contains the following:
- the LOC117143266 gene encoding diacylglycerol kinase theta isoform X3 — MADGGHSFVKKTFHKPTYCHHCSDLLWGLIQQGYICEVCNFIIHERCVSSVVTPCSGIAPCIIKNPVAHCWSEPTHHKRKFCTVCRKRLDETPAVHCLVCEYFAHIECQDFAVPDCTENATYVPGKELLNVKHQHHWREGNLPSTSKCAYCKKTCWSSECLTGYRCEWCGMTTHAGCRMYLPTECNFGILQPIYLPPHSVSIPRTEVPIEAIIGVQVKSKTSLVRDYSCLGETSNEAEQDRERDQDQPEEEPEEENTEQDSALQLTTSTSNVIGNLQKSPSANSSLHLLYTNLFRKLGQGKRRRKRGISSGGLSPSEDEDDVDGGVCDISGGDLSDDYDHCDVALRRRSLRSRQPRDVSETDYHGDAEAEAEGETVPRESCYETSDTGGELTNTDDLDSSLNLISNLSYNSSNNSNASNVPGGATAPAARNIATTSTTAPGKSGHALSVQGGRQQPKTGALAQIKPKPKPILMPKHKAQGKGGSLSSPLSNSNSSDCSSASPSAPATLLQLSPVGRSKSFQESAAITAVSRYKKYGRGLFQRRRSKRSPKNAVGVGGKSNYSLDRLSQNIEITIQDEDGNFHPYDDNYHMLAGRLDATDVDDDVGFDDLYLDDRPSGASDDVAFAGDISDGGASSRSRASDASDGHVLGRLLRQVRQGLSVGWRKPRYQKRRARSISEEFSSGDTPRFKDEESASKAESGHGPSSGGAGGGGGSGGAGGSSAAGASASAAGGSSGHYRPDSGSGHKSDKSEKDREKKEKEREEKDIEMIKVFDGNNSFRRQQYRVIIVQRTYTLEQLLTTALRAFHITRDPQAFYLTDLYAPAGMEDTPMLDPTPVLNLVHLEGKRPAIYLRFHDRDRGHVRVYPGKLQCSMLEDPYVSVPVDNSTVIKDLIRDALDKFGLQDNQIQDYRCSEVLLDRGVTERILSWNERPWDIMKQLGKDSIRQMELMRFYMQHKQDPHGPNIALFVGNLPTGLSQRNYEQILNKYVTDENKFISIGPIYYEYGSVVLTFEDSMKAVRAFYNLRETIIEDKKLLVLLLPNIEPSMVPSDVRPLLVFVNVKSGGCQGLELISSFRKLLNPYQVFDLDNGGPLPGLYVFRQITNYKILVCGGDGTIGWVLQCLDNVGQDSECSSPPCAIVPLGTGNDLARVLCWGSGYTGGEDPLNLLRDVIEAEEIRLDRWTVVFHPEDKPEEPAMKAPSQTTGKKKKAHQAHLSQSQQTNQHHQLPALTSSDISGGAQNEDNSQIFVMNNYFGIGIDADLCLDFHNAREENPNQFNSRLRNKGYYVKMGLRKIVGRKAVKDLQKELRLEVDGKIVELPPVDGIIILNILSWGSGANPWGPDKDDQFSTPNHYDGMLEVVGVTGVVHLGQIQSGIRTAMRIAQGGHIKIHLNTDMPVQVDGEPWIQSPGDVVVLKSALKATMLKKTKSKRRLTEPHISPAVLSLSVAQQGSGSGSGSVSVSGSPQSQSQQQLQQQQQQQQQLAENGEKEASMTLPAGFGST; from the exons ATGGCGGATGGTGGGCATTCATTCGTGAAGAAGACATTTCATAAGCCAACATACTGTCACCACTGCTCGGATCTGCTCTGGGGCCTCATCCAGCAGGGATATATCTGCGAAG TTTGCAACTTTATCATTCACGAACGATGTGTCAGCAGCGTGGTAACGCCCTGTTCCGGCATCGCTCCATGTATTATAAAG AATCCCGTTGCCCATTGTTGGTCCGAGCCAACTCATCACAAGAGAAAATTCTGCACAGTTTGCCGTAAGCGATTGGATGAAACGCCAGCGGTGCATTGTTTAG TCTGCGAATATTTCGCGCATATTGAGTGCCAAGATTTTGCCGTGCCCGATTGCACCGAGAATGCCACATATGTGCCGGGCAAGGAGCTGCTTAATGTGAAGCATCAG CATCACTGGCGAGAGGGCAATCTTCCATCAACGTCCAAATGCGCTTACTGCAAGAAAACCTGTTGGTCCTCGGAATGTCTCACTG GCTATCGTTGCGAGTGGTGTGGCATGACGACCCATGCCGGATGTCGCATGTACCTGCCAACCGAATGTAATTTTGGTATTCTACAACCTATCTACTTACCTCCGCACTCAGTCTCGATTCCGCGCACCGAGGTGCCCATCGAGGCCATCATCGGCGTCCAGGTCAAATCGAAGACTTCGCTCGTGCGCGACTACTCGTGTC TCGGCGAGACGAGCAACGAGGCGGAGCAAGATCGGGAGCGGGACCAGGATCAGCCGGAGGAGGAGCCCGAGGAGGAGAACACGGAGCAGGACAGCGCCTTGCAGCTGACCACCTCCACGTCGAATGTGATTGGTAATCTTCAGAAGTCGCCCTCGGCCAACTCCTCGCTGCACCTGCTCTACACGAATCTCTTTCGGAAACTTGGCCAGGGCAAGCGGAGGCGGAAAAGGGGCATCAGCAGCGGTGGCCTCTCGCCCAGCGAAGATGAAGACGATGTGGACGGCGGTGTCTGTGATATAAGCGGTGGCGATCTGAGCGATGATTACGACCACTGCGACGTCGCCCTGCGGCGGCGATCCCTGCGCAGCCGGCAGCCGCGGGACGTCAGCGAGACGGACTACCACGGGGATGCCGAAGCGGAGGCGGAGGGCGAGACTGTGCCGCGGGAAAGCTGCTACGAGACCTCGGACACGGGCGGCGAGCTGACCAATACCGATGACCTCGACAGCAGCCTCAATCTGATCAGCAACCTTAGCTATAATAGTAGTAATAATAGCAATGCCTCCAATGTTCCTGGCGGAGCAACTGCACCCGCCGCCAGGAACATcgccaccaccagcaccactgcCCCGGGAAAGTCCGGACACGCCTTGAGCGTCCAGGGCGGACGCCAGCAACCCAAGACTGGGGCTCTGGCCCAAATCAAACCCAAGCCCAAACCCATACTCATGCCCAAGCACAAGGCGCAGGGCAAGGGCGGCTCCCTCAGCTCTCCGCTGTCCAACTCCAATTCGAGTGACTGCTCCTCGGCATCGCCCTCTGCCCCGGCCACGCTGCTGCAGCTGTCGCCGGTGGGCAGGAGCAAGTCCTTCCAGGAGTCGGCGGCCATAACGGCTGTGTCGCGCTATAAGAAGTACGGACGCGGCTTGTTCCAGCGCCGACGCTCGAAGAGATCGCCTAAGAATGCGGTCGGTGTGGGCGGCAAAAGCAACTACAGCTTGGACAGGCTGTCGCAGAATATCGAGATCACCATCCAGGACGAGGATGGCAACTTCCATCCGTACGACGACAACTATCACATGCTGGCCGGGCGACTGGACGCCACCGATGTGGACGACGATGTTGGCTTCGATGATCTCTACCTGGACGACCGGCCGAGCGGGGCCAGTGATGATGTGGCTTTTGCCGGCGACATCAGCGACGGCGGGGCCAGCAGTCGATCGAGGGCCAGTGACGCCAGCGATGGTCATGTCCTGGGCCGACTGCTCCGCCAGGTGCGGCAGGGCCTCTCCGTCGGCTGGCGCAAGCCGCGCTACCAGAAGCGCAGAG CACGCAGCATATCCGAGGAGTTCAGCAGCGGCGACACACCCCGTTTCAAGGACGAGGAGTCGGCCAGCAAGGCCGAATCGGGACATGGACCCAGCAGCGGTGGTGCAGGTGGAGGAGGCGGAAGTGGCGGTGCTGGAGGCTCATCCGCAGCTGGTGCATCGGCATCGGCTGCCGGTGGCTCCTCCGGGCACTATAGACCCGACTCCGGTTCCGGCCACAAGTCGGATAAGTCGGAGAAGGATCGTGAGAAGAAGGAGAAGGAACGCGAGGAAAAGGATATAG AGATGATCAAGGTGTTCGATGGCAACAACTCATTCCGACGCCAGCAGTACCGCGTGATCATCGTGCAGCGCACCTATAcgctggagcagctgctgaCCACCGCGCTGCGGGCATTCCACATTACACGCGACCCGCAGGCCTTCTATCTGACCGATCTGTATGCACCCGCCGGCATGGAGGACACTCCTATGCTCGATCCCACGCCCGTGCTCAACCTGGTGCACCTGGAGGGCAAGCGACCGGCCATATACCTCCGGTTCCATGACCGTGACCGTGGCCACGTGCGCGTCTACCCCGGCAAGCTGCAGTGCTCGATGCTGGAGGATCCCTATGTCAGTGTTCCTGTAGATAATAGCACAGTTATTAAGGATTTGATACGCGACGCCCTGGACAAGTTCGGGCTGCAGGATAACCAGATACAGGACTACAG GTGCTCGGAAGTGTTGCTCGATCGCGGCGTGACCGAACGCATTTTGTCGTGGAACGAAAGGCCCTGGGATATTATGAAGCAGCTGGGCAAGGACTCCATCCGACAGATGGAGCTCATGCGGTTCTACATGCAGCACAAGCAGGATCCGCATGGCCCCAATATCGCGCTGTTCGTGGGCAATCTGCCCACCGGTCTCTCGCAGCGCAACTACGAGCAGATCCTCAACAAGTACGTAACCGACGAGAACAAGTTTATTAGCATCGGACCCATCTACTACGAGTATGGCTCAGTGGTGCTCACCTTTGAGGACTCCATGAAGGCG GTTCGCGCCTTCTACAATCTTCGCGAGACCATCATCGAGGACAAGAAACTGCTAGTTCTGCTCCTGCCGAACATCGAGCCCAGCATGGTGCCCTCGGATGTGAGACCACTGCTGGTCTTTGTCAATGTTAAGTCCGGTGGCTGCCAGGGATTGGAGCTGATCTCCAGCTTCAGGAAACTGCTGAATCCCTACCAGGTATTCGATCTGGATAATGGCGGTCCTTTGCCTGG CTTGTATGTATTCCGGCAAATAACCAACTACAAGATTCTGGTTTGCGGCGGAGATGGCACCATTGGTTGGGTGCTACAGTGCCTGGACAATGTAGGCCAGGACTCGGAGTGCTCCAGCCCACCTTGCGCCATTGTTCCACTGGGAACAG GCAACGACTTGGCTCGCGTTTTGTGCTGGGGCTCCGGCTACACCGGCGGTGAGGATCCGCTGAATCTGCTGCGCGACGTCATCGAGGCGGAGGAGATACGGCTGGACCGCTGGACGGTTGTCTTCCATCCGGAGGACAAGCCCGAAGAGCCGGCCATGAAGGCGCCCTCGCAAACAACTGGTAAGAAGAAGAAGGCACACCAAGCACACCTATCGCAATCGCAACAAACCAATCAGCATCATCAATTACCGGCTCTGACATCGAGTGATATATCAG GTGGTGCCCAAAACGAGGATAACTCTCAGATCTTCGTGATGAACAACTACTTTGGCATTGGAATAGATGCGGACCTCTGCCTGGACTTCCACAATGCGCGTGAAGAGAATCCCAATCAGTTCAATTCGCGTCTGCGCAACAAGGGCTACTACGTCAAGATGGGACTGCGCAAGATCGTGGGTCGCAAGGCTGTCAAGGATTTGCAAAAGGAACTGCGCCTGGAGGTCGATGGCAAGATTGTCGAACTGCCACCCGTCGATGGCATCATTATCTTGAACATTTTGAG CTGGGGCAGCGGTGCCAATCCCTGGGGTCCCGACAAGGACGACCAGTTCTCAACGCCCAACCATTACGATGGAATGTTGGAGGTGGTCGGTGTGACGGGCGTGGTTCACTTGGGTCAAATCCAATCCGGAATTCGTACGGCCATGCGCATAGCTCAG GGTGGTCACATCAAGATACACTTGAATACCGATATGCCCGTCCAGGTGGACGGTGAGCCCTGGATCCAGAGTCCCGGCGATGTGGTCGTCCTAAAGTCGGCCCTCAAG GCCACCATGCTGAAGAAAACGAAGAGTAAGCGCCGCCTCACGGAGCCTCATATCTCGCCGGCGGTTCTGAGTCTTTCAGTGGCTCAAcagggatcgggatcgggatcgggatccgTGTCGGTATCGGGATCCCCGCAGTCccagtcgcagcagcaactgcagcagcagcaacaacagcagcagcagctggccGAGAATGGGGAGAAGGAGGCTTCGATGACTCTACCTGCCGGCTTTGGCAGCACCTAG
- the LOC117143266 gene encoding diacylglycerol kinase theta isoform X4: protein MADGGHSFVKKTFHKPTYCHHCSDLLWGLIQQGYICEVCNFIIHERCVSSVVTPCSGIAPCIIKNPVAHCWSEPTHHKRKFCTVCRKRLDETPAVHCLVCEYFAHIECQDFAVPDCTENATYVPGKELLNVKHQHHWREGNLPSTSKCAYCKKTCWSSECLTGYRCEWCGMTTHAGCRMYLPTECNFGILQPIYLPPHSVSIPRTEVPIEAIIGVQVKSKTSLVRDYSCPRSISEEFSSGDTPRFKDEESASKAESGHGPSSGGAGGGGGSGGAGGSSAAGASASAAGGSSGHYRPDSGSGHKSDKSEKDREKKEKEREEKDIEMIKVFDGNNSFRRQQYRVIIVQRTYTLEQLLTTALRAFHITRDPQAFYLTDLYAPAGMEDTPMLDPTPVLNLVHLEGKRPAIYLRFHDRDRGHVRVYPGKLQCSMLEDPYVSVPVDNSTVIKDLIRDALDKFGLQDNQIQDYRCSEVLLDRGVTERILSWNERPWDIMKQLGKDSIRQMELMRFYMQHKQDPHGPNIALFVGNLPTGLSQRNYEQILNKYVTDENKFISIGPIYYEYGSVVLTFEDSMKAVRAFYNLRETIIEDKKLLVLLLPNIEPSMVPSDVRPLLVFVNVKSGGCQGLELISSFRKLLNPYQVFDLDNGGPLPGLYVFRQITNYKILVCGGDGTIGWVLQCLDNVGQDSECSSPPCAIVPLGTGNDLARVLCWGSGYTGGEDPLNLLRDVIEAEEIRLDRWTVVFHPEDKPEEPAMKAPSQTTGKKKKAHQAHLSQSQQTNQHHQLPALTSSDISGGAQNEDNSQIFVMNNYFGIGIDADLCLDFHNAREENPNQFNSRLRNKGYYVKMGLRKIVGRKAVKDLQKELRLEVDGKIVELPPVDGIIILNILSWGSGANPWGPDKDDQFSTPNHYDGMLEVVGVTGVVHLGQIQSGIRTAMRIAQGGHIKIHLNTDMPVQVDGEPWIQSPGDVVVLKSALKATMLKKTKSKRRLTEPHISPAVLSLSVAQQGSGSGSGSVSVSGSPQSQSQQQLQQQQQQQQQLAENGEKEASMTLPAGFGST from the exons ATGGCGGATGGTGGGCATTCATTCGTGAAGAAGACATTTCATAAGCCAACATACTGTCACCACTGCTCGGATCTGCTCTGGGGCCTCATCCAGCAGGGATATATCTGCGAAG TTTGCAACTTTATCATTCACGAACGATGTGTCAGCAGCGTGGTAACGCCCTGTTCCGGCATCGCTCCATGTATTATAAAG AATCCCGTTGCCCATTGTTGGTCCGAGCCAACTCATCACAAGAGAAAATTCTGCACAGTTTGCCGTAAGCGATTGGATGAAACGCCAGCGGTGCATTGTTTAG TCTGCGAATATTTCGCGCATATTGAGTGCCAAGATTTTGCCGTGCCCGATTGCACCGAGAATGCCACATATGTGCCGGGCAAGGAGCTGCTTAATGTGAAGCATCAG CATCACTGGCGAGAGGGCAATCTTCCATCAACGTCCAAATGCGCTTACTGCAAGAAAACCTGTTGGTCCTCGGAATGTCTCACTG GCTATCGTTGCGAGTGGTGTGGCATGACGACCCATGCCGGATGTCGCATGTACCTGCCAACCGAATGTAATTTTGGTATTCTACAACCTATCTACTTACCTCCGCACTCAGTCTCGATTCCGCGCACCGAGGTGCCCATCGAGGCCATCATCGGCGTCCAGGTCAAATCGAAGACTTCGCTCGTGCGCGACTACTCGTGTC CACGCAGCATATCCGAGGAGTTCAGCAGCGGCGACACACCCCGTTTCAAGGACGAGGAGTCGGCCAGCAAGGCCGAATCGGGACATGGACCCAGCAGCGGTGGTGCAGGTGGAGGAGGCGGAAGTGGCGGTGCTGGAGGCTCATCCGCAGCTGGTGCATCGGCATCGGCTGCCGGTGGCTCCTCCGGGCACTATAGACCCGACTCCGGTTCCGGCCACAAGTCGGATAAGTCGGAGAAGGATCGTGAGAAGAAGGAGAAGGAACGCGAGGAAAAGGATATAG AGATGATCAAGGTGTTCGATGGCAACAACTCATTCCGACGCCAGCAGTACCGCGTGATCATCGTGCAGCGCACCTATAcgctggagcagctgctgaCCACCGCGCTGCGGGCATTCCACATTACACGCGACCCGCAGGCCTTCTATCTGACCGATCTGTATGCACCCGCCGGCATGGAGGACACTCCTATGCTCGATCCCACGCCCGTGCTCAACCTGGTGCACCTGGAGGGCAAGCGACCGGCCATATACCTCCGGTTCCATGACCGTGACCGTGGCCACGTGCGCGTCTACCCCGGCAAGCTGCAGTGCTCGATGCTGGAGGATCCCTATGTCAGTGTTCCTGTAGATAATAGCACAGTTATTAAGGATTTGATACGCGACGCCCTGGACAAGTTCGGGCTGCAGGATAACCAGATACAGGACTACAG GTGCTCGGAAGTGTTGCTCGATCGCGGCGTGACCGAACGCATTTTGTCGTGGAACGAAAGGCCCTGGGATATTATGAAGCAGCTGGGCAAGGACTCCATCCGACAGATGGAGCTCATGCGGTTCTACATGCAGCACAAGCAGGATCCGCATGGCCCCAATATCGCGCTGTTCGTGGGCAATCTGCCCACCGGTCTCTCGCAGCGCAACTACGAGCAGATCCTCAACAAGTACGTAACCGACGAGAACAAGTTTATTAGCATCGGACCCATCTACTACGAGTATGGCTCAGTGGTGCTCACCTTTGAGGACTCCATGAAGGCG GTTCGCGCCTTCTACAATCTTCGCGAGACCATCATCGAGGACAAGAAACTGCTAGTTCTGCTCCTGCCGAACATCGAGCCCAGCATGGTGCCCTCGGATGTGAGACCACTGCTGGTCTTTGTCAATGTTAAGTCCGGTGGCTGCCAGGGATTGGAGCTGATCTCCAGCTTCAGGAAACTGCTGAATCCCTACCAGGTATTCGATCTGGATAATGGCGGTCCTTTGCCTGG CTTGTATGTATTCCGGCAAATAACCAACTACAAGATTCTGGTTTGCGGCGGAGATGGCACCATTGGTTGGGTGCTACAGTGCCTGGACAATGTAGGCCAGGACTCGGAGTGCTCCAGCCCACCTTGCGCCATTGTTCCACTGGGAACAG GCAACGACTTGGCTCGCGTTTTGTGCTGGGGCTCCGGCTACACCGGCGGTGAGGATCCGCTGAATCTGCTGCGCGACGTCATCGAGGCGGAGGAGATACGGCTGGACCGCTGGACGGTTGTCTTCCATCCGGAGGACAAGCCCGAAGAGCCGGCCATGAAGGCGCCCTCGCAAACAACTGGTAAGAAGAAGAAGGCACACCAAGCACACCTATCGCAATCGCAACAAACCAATCAGCATCATCAATTACCGGCTCTGACATCGAGTGATATATCAG GTGGTGCCCAAAACGAGGATAACTCTCAGATCTTCGTGATGAACAACTACTTTGGCATTGGAATAGATGCGGACCTCTGCCTGGACTTCCACAATGCGCGTGAAGAGAATCCCAATCAGTTCAATTCGCGTCTGCGCAACAAGGGCTACTACGTCAAGATGGGACTGCGCAAGATCGTGGGTCGCAAGGCTGTCAAGGATTTGCAAAAGGAACTGCGCCTGGAGGTCGATGGCAAGATTGTCGAACTGCCACCCGTCGATGGCATCATTATCTTGAACATTTTGAG CTGGGGCAGCGGTGCCAATCCCTGGGGTCCCGACAAGGACGACCAGTTCTCAACGCCCAACCATTACGATGGAATGTTGGAGGTGGTCGGTGTGACGGGCGTGGTTCACTTGGGTCAAATCCAATCCGGAATTCGTACGGCCATGCGCATAGCTCAG GGTGGTCACATCAAGATACACTTGAATACCGATATGCCCGTCCAGGTGGACGGTGAGCCCTGGATCCAGAGTCCCGGCGATGTGGTCGTCCTAAAGTCGGCCCTCAAG GCCACCATGCTGAAGAAAACGAAGAGTAAGCGCCGCCTCACGGAGCCTCATATCTCGCCGGCGGTTCTGAGTCTTTCAGTGGCTCAAcagggatcgggatcgggatcgggatccgTGTCGGTATCGGGATCCCCGCAGTCccagtcgcagcagcaactgcagcagcagcaacaacagcagcagcagctggccGAGAATGGGGAGAAGGAGGCTTCGATGACTCTACCTGCCGGCTTTGGCAGCACCTAG
- the LOC117143266 gene encoding diacylglycerol kinase theta isoform X5 has translation MADGGHSFVKKTFHKPTYCHHCSDLLWGLIQQGYICEVCNFIIHERCVSSVVTPCSGIAPCIIKNPVAHCWSEPTHHKRKFCTVCRKRLDETPAVHCLVCEYFAHIECQDFAVPDCTENATYVPGKELLNVKHQHHWREGNLPSTSKCAYCKKTCWSSECLTGYRCEWCGMTTHAGCRMYLPTECNFGILQPIYLPPHSVSIPRTEVPIEAIIGVQVKSKTSLVRDYSCPRSISEEFSSGDTPRFKDEESASKAESGHGPSSGGAGGGGGSGGAGGSSAAGASASAAGGSSGHYRPDSGSGHKSDKSEKDREKKEKEREEKDIEMIKVFDGNNSFRRQQYRVIIVQRTYTLEQLLTTALRAFHITRDPQAFYLTDLYAPAGMEDTPMLDPTPVLNLVHLEGKRPAIYLRFHDRDRGHVRVYPGKLQCSMLEDPYVSVPVDNSTVIKDLIRDALDKFGLQDNQIQDYRCSEVLLDRGVTERILSWNERPWDIMKQLGKDSIRQMELMRFYMQHKQDPHGPNIALFVGNLPTGLSQRNYEQILNKYVTDENKFISIGPIYYEYGSVVLTFEDSMKAVRAFYNLRETIIEDKKLLVLLLPNIEPSMVPSDVRPLLVFVNVKSGGCQGLELISSFRKLLNPYQVFDLDNGGPLPGLYVFRQITNYKILVCGGDGTIGWVLQCLDNVGQDSECSSPPCAIVPLGTGNDLARVLCWGSGYTGGEDPLNLLRDVIEAEEIRLDRWTVVFHPEDKPEEPAMKAPSQTTGGAQNEDNSQIFVMNNYFGIGIDADLCLDFHNAREENPNQFNSRLRNKGYYVKMGLRKIVGRKAVKDLQKELRLEVDGKIVELPPVDGIIILNILSWGSGANPWGPDKDDQFSTPNHYDGMLEVVGVTGVVHLGQIQSGIRTAMRIAQGGHIKIHLNTDMPVQVDGEPWIQSPGDVVVLKSALKATMLKKTKSKRRLTEPHISPAVLSLSVAQQGSGSGSGSVSVSGSPQSQSQQQLQQQQQQQQQLAENGEKEASMTLPAGFGST, from the exons ATGGCGGATGGTGGGCATTCATTCGTGAAGAAGACATTTCATAAGCCAACATACTGTCACCACTGCTCGGATCTGCTCTGGGGCCTCATCCAGCAGGGATATATCTGCGAAG TTTGCAACTTTATCATTCACGAACGATGTGTCAGCAGCGTGGTAACGCCCTGTTCCGGCATCGCTCCATGTATTATAAAG AATCCCGTTGCCCATTGTTGGTCCGAGCCAACTCATCACAAGAGAAAATTCTGCACAGTTTGCCGTAAGCGATTGGATGAAACGCCAGCGGTGCATTGTTTAG TCTGCGAATATTTCGCGCATATTGAGTGCCAAGATTTTGCCGTGCCCGATTGCACCGAGAATGCCACATATGTGCCGGGCAAGGAGCTGCTTAATGTGAAGCATCAG CATCACTGGCGAGAGGGCAATCTTCCATCAACGTCCAAATGCGCTTACTGCAAGAAAACCTGTTGGTCCTCGGAATGTCTCACTG GCTATCGTTGCGAGTGGTGTGGCATGACGACCCATGCCGGATGTCGCATGTACCTGCCAACCGAATGTAATTTTGGTATTCTACAACCTATCTACTTACCTCCGCACTCAGTCTCGATTCCGCGCACCGAGGTGCCCATCGAGGCCATCATCGGCGTCCAGGTCAAATCGAAGACTTCGCTCGTGCGCGACTACTCGTGTC CACGCAGCATATCCGAGGAGTTCAGCAGCGGCGACACACCCCGTTTCAAGGACGAGGAGTCGGCCAGCAAGGCCGAATCGGGACATGGACCCAGCAGCGGTGGTGCAGGTGGAGGAGGCGGAAGTGGCGGTGCTGGAGGCTCATCCGCAGCTGGTGCATCGGCATCGGCTGCCGGTGGCTCCTCCGGGCACTATAGACCCGACTCCGGTTCCGGCCACAAGTCGGATAAGTCGGAGAAGGATCGTGAGAAGAAGGAGAAGGAACGCGAGGAAAAGGATATAG AGATGATCAAGGTGTTCGATGGCAACAACTCATTCCGACGCCAGCAGTACCGCGTGATCATCGTGCAGCGCACCTATAcgctggagcagctgctgaCCACCGCGCTGCGGGCATTCCACATTACACGCGACCCGCAGGCCTTCTATCTGACCGATCTGTATGCACCCGCCGGCATGGAGGACACTCCTATGCTCGATCCCACGCCCGTGCTCAACCTGGTGCACCTGGAGGGCAAGCGACCGGCCATATACCTCCGGTTCCATGACCGTGACCGTGGCCACGTGCGCGTCTACCCCGGCAAGCTGCAGTGCTCGATGCTGGAGGATCCCTATGTCAGTGTTCCTGTAGATAATAGCACAGTTATTAAGGATTTGATACGCGACGCCCTGGACAAGTTCGGGCTGCAGGATAACCAGATACAGGACTACAG GTGCTCGGAAGTGTTGCTCGATCGCGGCGTGACCGAACGCATTTTGTCGTGGAACGAAAGGCCCTGGGATATTATGAAGCAGCTGGGCAAGGACTCCATCCGACAGATGGAGCTCATGCGGTTCTACATGCAGCACAAGCAGGATCCGCATGGCCCCAATATCGCGCTGTTCGTGGGCAATCTGCCCACCGGTCTCTCGCAGCGCAACTACGAGCAGATCCTCAACAAGTACGTAACCGACGAGAACAAGTTTATTAGCATCGGACCCATCTACTACGAGTATGGCTCAGTGGTGCTCACCTTTGAGGACTCCATGAAGGCG GTTCGCGCCTTCTACAATCTTCGCGAGACCATCATCGAGGACAAGAAACTGCTAGTTCTGCTCCTGCCGAACATCGAGCCCAGCATGGTGCCCTCGGATGTGAGACCACTGCTGGTCTTTGTCAATGTTAAGTCCGGTGGCTGCCAGGGATTGGAGCTGATCTCCAGCTTCAGGAAACTGCTGAATCCCTACCAGGTATTCGATCTGGATAATGGCGGTCCTTTGCCTGG CTTGTATGTATTCCGGCAAATAACCAACTACAAGATTCTGGTTTGCGGCGGAGATGGCACCATTGGTTGGGTGCTACAGTGCCTGGACAATGTAGGCCAGGACTCGGAGTGCTCCAGCCCACCTTGCGCCATTGTTCCACTGGGAACAG GCAACGACTTGGCTCGCGTTTTGTGCTGGGGCTCCGGCTACACCGGCGGTGAGGATCCGCTGAATCTGCTGCGCGACGTCATCGAGGCGGAGGAGATACGGCTGGACCGCTGGACGGTTGTCTTCCATCCGGAGGACAAGCCCGAAGAGCCGGCCATGAAGGCGCCCTCGCAAACAACTG GTGGTGCCCAAAACGAGGATAACTCTCAGATCTTCGTGATGAACAACTACTTTGGCATTGGAATAGATGCGGACCTCTGCCTGGACTTCCACAATGCGCGTGAAGAGAATCCCAATCAGTTCAATTCGCGTCTGCGCAACAAGGGCTACTACGTCAAGATGGGACTGCGCAAGATCGTGGGTCGCAAGGCTGTCAAGGATTTGCAAAAGGAACTGCGCCTGGAGGTCGATGGCAAGATTGTCGAACTGCCACCCGTCGATGGCATCATTATCTTGAACATTTTGAG CTGGGGCAGCGGTGCCAATCCCTGGGGTCCCGACAAGGACGACCAGTTCTCAACGCCCAACCATTACGATGGAATGTTGGAGGTGGTCGGTGTGACGGGCGTGGTTCACTTGGGTCAAATCCAATCCGGAATTCGTACGGCCATGCGCATAGCTCAG GGTGGTCACATCAAGATACACTTGAATACCGATATGCCCGTCCAGGTGGACGGTGAGCCCTGGATCCAGAGTCCCGGCGATGTGGTCGTCCTAAAGTCGGCCCTCAAG GCCACCATGCTGAAGAAAACGAAGAGTAAGCGCCGCCTCACGGAGCCTCATATCTCGCCGGCGGTTCTGAGTCTTTCAGTGGCTCAAcagggatcgggatcgggatcgggatccgTGTCGGTATCGGGATCCCCGCAGTCccagtcgcagcagcaactgcagcagcagcaacaacagcagcagcagctggccGAGAATGGGGAGAAGGAGGCTTCGATGACTCTACCTGCCGGCTTTGGCAGCACCTAG